A single window of Polaribacter sp. SA4-10 DNA harbors:
- a CDS encoding UDP-glucuronic acid decarboxylase family protein → MKKILVTGGAGFVGSHLCERLLKEGNEVICLDNYFTGSKENIVHLLDNPYFELVRHDVTEPYMGEVDEIYNLACPASPVHYQHNPIKTIKTSVMGAINMLGLAKRVNAKILQASTSEVYGDPLVHPQPESYWGHVNPIGIRSCYDEGKRCAETLFMDYHNQNGVKIKIIRIFNTYGPNMNPEDGRVVSNFIVQALKGEDITIFGDGSQTRSFQYVDDLVEGMVRMMNSRDEFLGPVNIGNPVEFTMLELAELVIKLTNSSSKIIYLPLPQDDPTQRKPVIELAFKELNCWQPKTHLEEGLIKTISYFKKVI, encoded by the coding sequence ATGAAAAAAATATTAGTAACCGGTGGAGCAGGTTTTGTGGGTTCTCATTTATGTGAACGTTTGTTAAAAGAAGGAAATGAAGTAATTTGCTTGGATAATTATTTTACAGGAAGTAAAGAAAATATTGTACACTTATTAGACAATCCTTATTTTGAATTGGTTCGTCATGATGTAACTGAGCCTTATATGGGTGAGGTTGATGAGATTTATAATTTAGCGTGTCCTGCATCTCCGGTGCATTATCAACACAACCCTATAAAAACTATTAAAACCAGTGTAATGGGGGCTATTAATATGCTTGGTTTGGCTAAAAGAGTCAATGCGAAAATATTACAAGCATCCACAAGTGAAGTCTATGGAGATCCATTGGTACATCCGCAACCAGAAAGTTATTGGGGTCACGTAAACCCGATAGGGATTAGGTCTTGTTATGATGAAGGAAAACGTTGTGCAGAAACTTTGTTTATGGATTATCACAATCAAAATGGAGTAAAAATTAAAATTATACGAATTTTTAATACCTATGGCCCCAATATGAACCCAGAAGATGGTCGTGTAGTATCTAATTTTATTGTGCAAGCTTTAAAAGGAGAAGATATTACTATTTTTGGAGATGGGAGTCAAACAAGAAGTTTTCAATATGTTGATGATTTGGTAGAAGGAATGGTCCGTATGATGAACAGTAGAGATGAATTTTTGGGCCCTGTCAATATTGGTAATCCAGTAGAATTTACGATGTTAGAATTGGCTGAACTAGTAATTAAATTAACTAATTCCTCTTCGAAAATAATATATTTACCATTGCCACAGGACGATCCAACCCAAAGAAAACCGGTCATAGAACTGGCTTTTAAAGAATTGAATTGCTGGCAACCTAAAACTCACCTAGAAGAGGGGCTTATTAAAACAATTTCATATTTTAAAAAGGTTATCTAG
- a CDS encoding carbamoyltransferase C-terminal domain-containing protein translates to MKKFTLGINAYHADSSAALLINGEVICATEEERFTRQKHWAGLPLKSIEFCLQSQDLKMSDISSICVGRDPKAKIFNKMRYMAKNIKPSISMLKQRFANRSDLNSLEENIKNHFGFCPKIEFIEHHRAHLASAFFSSPFEEATLISIDGSGDFSTIMIGKGIGNKIEIIESQDFPISIGLFYSAFTQFLGFPYYGDEYKVMGLSPYGSPEYLEEMRSVMWSGDKNILEWNSSFFNLNSGTLSYSDNNPNVSQLFDETNFEKLFGKKRSKNEEINQRHKNIASSLQRRTEELIFEVIERAFKQTSISNLCIAGGVAQNSVANGKILNNTSIKEIYIPSAGHDAGISMGASQYHYFHNLDSKRIAPLYNANLGISFSNEEIKEIIEKLDLKYKYLEDNTLFKYIAKSISNNNVIGFFDGKAEFGPRALGSRSILADPRNSKAQQLLNEKIKKRESFRPFAPSILEEFGEEYFENYQFTPFMERVLPIRKEKQKLIPAVTHVDGSGRLQSVKEELRPRYYRLIKEFYEITGIPILINTSFNENEPVVNIPEEAIDCYLRTDMDMLVLGNYVLEK, encoded by the coding sequence ATGAAAAAATTCACATTAGGTATAAATGCATATCATGCTGATAGCTCAGCCGCACTATTAATTAACGGAGAAGTTATATGTGCCACAGAAGAAGAGAGATTCACCAGACAAAAACATTGGGCTGGTTTACCACTAAAATCGATAGAGTTTTGTTTGCAATCGCAAGATTTAAAAATGAGCGACATATCAAGTATTTGTGTTGGAAGAGATCCTAAAGCTAAGATTTTTAATAAAATGAGGTACATGGCAAAAAACATTAAGCCATCTATTTCTATGCTAAAACAAAGATTTGCCAATCGATCAGATTTAAATTCCTTGGAGGAAAATATAAAAAATCATTTTGGATTCTGTCCTAAAATAGAGTTTATTGAACATCATAGAGCTCACTTAGCATCAGCATTTTTTTCAAGTCCTTTCGAAGAAGCTACTTTAATATCAATTGATGGTTCTGGTGACTTTTCTACTATTATGATAGGGAAAGGTATTGGTAATAAAATTGAAATCATAGAATCTCAAGATTTCCCTATTAGTATTGGTTTGTTTTATAGTGCCTTTACTCAATTTTTAGGTTTTCCATATTATGGTGATGAATACAAAGTTATGGGATTGTCTCCTTACGGATCCCCGGAGTATCTGGAAGAAATGAGGTCTGTAATGTGGAGTGGAGATAAAAATATTTTGGAATGGAATTCAAGTTTTTTCAACTTAAACAGTGGTACTTTATCGTACAGTGATAATAATCCTAATGTTAGTCAGTTATTTGATGAAACTAATTTTGAAAAATTATTTGGAAAAAAAAGGTCAAAAAATGAAGAAATTAATCAAAGACACAAAAACATCGCTTCAAGCCTTCAGAGGAGAACTGAGGAGTTGATTTTTGAAGTTATTGAAAGAGCTTTTAAACAAACAAGTATTTCTAACTTATGTATTGCTGGAGGTGTAGCGCAAAATAGCGTTGCTAACGGTAAAATACTAAATAATACATCTATTAAAGAAATATACATACCTAGTGCAGGACACGATGCGGGAATTTCAATGGGTGCCTCACAATATCATTATTTTCATAATTTGGATAGTAAAAGAATAGCACCTTTATATAATGCTAATCTTGGAATCTCTTTTTCTAATGAAGAAATTAAAGAAATAATTGAGAAGTTAGATTTAAAATATAAATATTTAGAAGACAATACACTTTTTAAATACATAGCAAAATCAATTTCTAATAATAATGTAATTGGGTTTTTTGATGGAAAAGCCGAATTTGGACCAAGGGCATTGGGTAGTAGGTCTATATTAGCAGATCCAAGGAATTCTAAAGCACAACAACTTCTAAACGAAAAAATTAAAAAAAGAGAGTCTTTTAGACCTTTTGCACCTAGTATACTTGAAGAGTTCGGAGAAGAATATTTTGAAAATTACCAATTTACTCCCTTTATGGAGAGAGTTCTTCCAATTAGAAAAGAAAAACAGAAACTTATTCCAGCGGTTACTCATGTTGATGGTAGCGGTAGACTTCAGTCTGTAAAAGAAGAGTTAAGACCAAGGTACTATAGATTGATAAAAGAATTTTATGAGATAACAGGTATACCAATCTTAATTAACACTTCTTTTAATGAAAATGAACCAGTAGTAAATATTCCAGAGGAAGCAATAGATTGTTATTTGAGGACTGATATGGATATGTTAGTTTTAGGTAATTATGTTTTAGAAAAATAA
- a CDS encoding glycosyltransferase family 4 protein, which yields MKVMKKAKLLIFIDWFLPGYKAGGPIQSISNFVNHFGAIFDISIVTSNKDLGATEPYDAIDSNVWIIRDNYRIKYVDKQHLNISNYRFLLKEESYNTVYFNSLFSVYFALLPLWFAVRYKMRVVLAPRGMLGAGALKLSKRKKQLVLLFLKMSGIPNKIIWQGTASTEILEIKKCFGEKMQVKLAANLSAKMSESLVTKQKETATLNLFFLSRISEKKNLIGALRYLNEVKECYQVNFSIIGPIGAPGYWEECELLIKKLPKHITVNYLGAIPNLKLPAILKHQHVMLLPTFHENFGHVILEAFQAGCPVILSNQTPWLDLHNKKIGYDIPLDKPEDFIFAIESFAKMNEEDYEQCSWNAFNFAKEFCNNKEVIDANRNLFN from the coding sequence ATGAAAGTAATGAAAAAAGCTAAATTATTGATTTTTATCGATTGGTTTCTACCAGGTTATAAAGCAGGAGGTCCTATACAGTCCATCTCCAATTTTGTAAATCATTTTGGAGCTATATTTGATATTTCTATTGTGACGTCCAATAAAGATTTAGGTGCTACTGAACCCTATGATGCTATTGATTCGAATGTTTGGATAATACGAGATAATTATAGAATTAAATATGTTGACAAACAGCATTTGAATATTTCGAACTATCGTTTCTTGTTGAAAGAAGAGTCCTATAATACGGTATATTTTAATTCATTATTTTCCGTTTATTTTGCCTTACTTCCTTTATGGTTTGCCGTGCGTTATAAAATGCGCGTGGTATTAGCACCCAGAGGAATGTTAGGAGCAGGAGCCTTAAAGTTGAGTAAAAGAAAAAAACAGTTGGTACTTTTGTTTTTAAAAATGTCAGGGATTCCGAATAAAATTATTTGGCAGGGAACAGCAAGTACTGAAATACTAGAAATTAAAAAGTGCTTTGGAGAGAAAATGCAGGTGAAATTGGCAGCAAACCTTTCAGCTAAAATGTCTGAATCTTTAGTTACCAAGCAAAAAGAGACAGCTACCTTAAATTTATTTTTTTTATCAAGAATTTCCGAAAAGAAAAATTTAATTGGAGCATTGCGTTATTTGAACGAAGTTAAGGAGTGTTATCAAGTTAATTTTTCTATTATTGGCCCTATTGGTGCACCGGGGTATTGGGAAGAATGTGAATTGTTAATTAAAAAATTACCCAAACATATTACTGTAAATTATTTAGGCGCCATTCCTAATTTAAAATTGCCTGCAATATTAAAACATCAACATGTAATGTTGTTGCCTACGTTTCATGAAAATTTTGGACATGTTATATTGGAAGCCTTTCAAGCAGGATGCCCGGTGATTTTATCCAATCAAACCCCATGGCTTGATTTACATAATAAGAAAATAGGGTATGACATTCCTTTGGATAAGCCAGAAGATTTTATCTTTGCCATTGAATCTTTTGCTAAAATGAATGAAGAAGACTACGAACAATGTTCATGGAATGCATTTAATTTTGCAAAGGAATTCTGTAATAATAAAGAGGTTATTGATGCAAATAGGAATCTGTTTAATTAA